Sequence from the Apium graveolens cultivar Ventura unplaced genomic scaffold, ASM990537v1 ctg8663, whole genome shotgun sequence genome:
TAGGTTCTAAATAaaactttcaaaaaaataaatgtattttttGAAAAAAGTGTCCGTTATAAAACAAGCACTCTCTTAGTCTTAGACATTTAGATCTGGTGCAAAAAAATTAACAAACTATTAGCCAATCAGTCAGTCAAGAACAGGTACTTCTATCCTATGTAGCCAAGTTTATGTTTATAAAGAGTTATGTAATAAGGTCTTGATTTTGTTTGTTTCAAAAGGGATATAACAACCATTGTAATTGTAGGttgaaagaaacaaaattcatACAGAAATGGGACGATCAAACAGTGGAGTCTCCGATTCTCTTACAAACAGTCTTTATCTTGAAGGTGAAAAAGTCCTGGCCTTTTATGGTGGCAAGTGGTATCCGGCCAAGGTATCGCACTTGCAATTTTATCTTTTAAGTTTTTCTTTATCATTGGAGTGATTCCTATCTGTTTTAATTAATGTGTGTGATTGAATTTGGGTGATTTACATTGATTGCTCATGATATAATTATATGGGAAGGGAAAATAATTGATGCATTGTTATTTCACAATTCTCTTATTGTATCGTCACATTATTTGAAGAAGTTAATACATACTTTGAAGTTCTCTTATTGTCCTCAAGAGGATTCAGATTATTTGAAGAAGTTAATACATACTTTGAAGTTGTCAAAGTGCTTTTTTCGCAAACATCATATCAAACATCACAATTTGAGGATTAAATCCCAAAGATGTTGATTTTTGCTGTGCACTTATACTATAGTGACTATGTCCAAATACATGAAATGTGCACTAAGGTATTTAGTTTTAGCTCCTCATGAAAGTCATtgttgcatatttatttttcttttatcattaaTATAGCGTGATTCCGTAAGCTATTTACCACCTTGCTGCATATATTTGAGCAATTGGTCAGTCATCTTTTGTGCTTTTATTGCCTTTGCATCTTTAACATTCTTTTGGTTTGCTTTTGCAATAAAAAAGGTATAAATTCTATTTTCTTTATAGGTGCGCAAGGTTGAATACGAGAAACAAATAGAGGCATGGACATATTGGGTTCATTATATTGTGAGTATTGCTTTATTAAAACCTTGTATTTTTTCATGagcaatgaatattattagtattaatcattttttaataACCTATTGTCACTTTATATGTGCAGGGTTGGAATAAAAGGTTAGTAAGAGGAAGCACCTTACATTGAGAATAAAATActtttttctaataaatttttTGTTCTATAATTTCTTTCCTTAATACGTTTGTGTTCTTGTAATTAGATCAATTATAGTAGTCTTTATATTATGTTAAATccattattatcttatttattattgttataataGCTAATTTGAATATTATTGAGTGGGTTACATGCTCATGAAAAGTTCTTTAGTTCAATGTTTGTTCAactattttatgttcatatttttTCTAATAGCTTGCTTTTTAAGCATGTTAGCCTCCTCCTAGAACATTGTTAAAAACTTTCAAACTCACAGGTACGATGAATGGATATTAGATGCTCAACTCCTCAAGAAATTTAGTGAAGAATGTTCTCAAAAGCACTTGGGGAAGCGTGGTAGATCAGCTATGGTATATTTATATGCACAAATATTTTGTATTTGTTTCAACCTCGCCttcttttaattaatattaataccTATGTTATGGTCACATGCAACAAGAGGTGGTTCCAAGATACACCTTGAGGTGGTATGCAAATAATAATTGTCATATTCTTAGTAAGATAAAAGTGAAGGTTCTTGAGTTATAATCCAATTTTTGAGAAAGACCGAAATGAACTCCAAGAATGCAAAGTATTTTTGCCATTCGAGGTTCAAACAATGATAAAAGACTAACACTTTGATTACAAGAGGTTGATGGTTTCAAGTTAATTATGCTCTCAATTGTTATTTAAAAATGACAAGTGCATATTTTCATGATGTTGTTAATGCTGTGATAATATCTAGTGATATTTTTATTGTTAGATCACCAATGTCACTCAATTTTTGTGCTATCCATTATATCTTGTGccttattttatattaataataattattatctTTTAGATCTTGGATAGACTCATATTTTAATTGTTTCTTACATTTTATTTTTCAGTCAGTTAAATGCTATTTCAATTTTTGTTATTTATCAGGAGGATCCTTTAATAATGGAGGAAAATAAGTTGAGTATTGAAATACCACAGGCACTCAAGACTCAACTTTTGAATGATAGAGAATATGTAACAAATTCATCAAAGGTACTCGAATTTCTGTTTTACTAAATTAAACTCTTCACCTCGTTTTATATAATCTTCACTGTACAAGTTTCTAACCAGGTACACATCATATTTAGCTCTAAGTCCATCCTATAATCTTAAATGAAACTATCTTATATTTTCAGTTAGTTGATATATTTTTTAAGCAAAGGTGTGGAGCAGGGGGAGTTTAGAATCAAACTCATCATCTACATTTCTTGTAAACCTCTTCTGGCACTAACTCGATTGGGAATTCTTTGATCCTAATATAATGTTAATTTAACTTTTTCGAAATTTTTCAGTGATATGAATTAGCTCCCTTGAACTGCCCTTGATATTATACCTTCATAGTTAGTGTACCGTATGTGATCTATGTATCCTTCATACTTATATCCTTGCCTGGTGACTTACAGCTTGTTGGGCTCCCGCGTTCTCCCAGCGTCGATGGCATTTTGAAGATGTTCAATGAGTTCAGGGTGAATGAAGATGAGGAGTAAGTTTCTTATTTATAATTGATGTTAGTATTGAATTATTTGAGAATATGTGTGCTTAGGCTTAAATCCTACAATGTATTCTACAACAGTTTGTTCTTTATATGTAGGTCAACATCAAAAAGAAATAACTGACTTTTACTTTCAGtgatataaaaaaaatatttgatgtCACTAACTTTTGTTGTTTTATTTTGTAATATTCTTTATATATAGTTCCACGGCCTAGGTGTTTCTGTTGATCTAGAAGTCATCTAACTTCTGACATGCTTTGCTTTGGGGTTAAAGGTTAAGAGAGACAATTCCAGAAATCTTAAAAGGTTTGTGCAATTACTTCAACAAAGCGTTGTCCACAAAGCTTCTCTACAAAACTGAGCTCCAGCAATATGACGAAGTGCGTGCAAAGAATATCCAGCCTTCAACCATATATGGAGCTGAACATTTTTTGCGTCTTTTTGGTAAGCTAGACAATTCTTAGAGAGCTATTTAGATTATTTTAAATGAAGTTTCATGGTATTTTCTTTTCTATACATgctatttttttttaatttaatatggTGGCTAGGTACTATAATTGCTTGCAGAGACTTTGAAAGCATCAGTTTAAATAGTATGAAACTATTTCATTTCAAGACCTATCATGCTACTAGACTTTTTGGCTATATATAAATGACAAGAGTTTCAGACATAGACAAGTTTGCCTGTACCTCAAATCAAGGCTTTTATGATGGGGAATTCTTTAATGTTAATTGATCATCTATTTCAATTACAGTTAAGTTGCCAAGGTTCTTGCGTGCTGCTAACATTGACGAGGAATCACTGCTGAAACTTCAACAAGAGATAATTGAATTGCTGAAGTATGTCTCTTTCTTTTGATTAACTGCATTGCAGAAGATTTCAGTTTTTACTAATTCTACCAACAAAGGCTGCCGTCCTACAGTTTATATTAACTTTCTTCAGTCTATGGTCCTATAATTTCTTTTTATTCCAAAATAATGAGAGCATGTTGGCTTTGTTCCTCAATTTGCTTTGCTGAGCCAATACTAATAAACAACACTAACCATATTGTGTGCAGGTTTTTGGAGGCCAATCAGAGTACATTTTTCCTTTCTAGCTACTCACAAGAACCATGAAAATTTGGATATATACCTAGATGAAATAAGAAATATTGAACTAAGATGCTTTTATTTTACTTACCAAATATTGAACTAAGATGCAGTTACCATATGCTGAACACTTTTATTTTAATTACCAAATATTGAACTAAGATGCTTGCTGTTTTTTAGCTATATAGCTGGCAGGAGCATGTGTTGTTTGTCATTGGCTTGTTATGTGTTAGTAGTTTATTTAATCAGCAATTTGGTTTACTAGTTTATTTAAGCACCAATAGCATGATGTAATTGGCAGTTATTTATTAGTGTGTATTTTTAAgatgataataatatttagtgGTTGTTAAGGAAAAAATAATCATATAAGCTAAGGCTGATAGTATATTTGTTCTTAGGAAAAAAATACACCATTGAACATATACCTTAACCATCTTTTACTTA
This genomic interval carries:
- the LOC141705231 gene encoding protein MRG1-like; its protein translation is MGRSNSGVSDSLTNSLYLEGEKVLAFYGGKWYPAKVRKVEYEKQIEAWTYWVHYIGWNKRYDEWILDAQLLKKFSEECSQKHLGKRGRSAMEDPLIMEENKLSIEIPQALKTQLLNDREYVTNSSKLVDIFFKQRCGAGGV